A genome region from Bombilactobacillus bombi includes the following:
- the rpoE gene encoding DNA-directed RNA polymerase subunit delta — MIEVARAILEQKGEAMTFADIVNDIQQYLDKSDHEIRERLPQFYTDLNGDGGFISLGENVWGLRTWYPYDSVDEEVNHPEDAEDVKTPQIKRVNAFLDDDDDDDDVIDYDDDSTDVLDDDSDDDDQIPDLSKFSNAELDFDDEENTLPDDDDLDDGIEGDLSEFSDDDDDDDEDIDDK, encoded by the coding sequence CTGATATTGTAAATGATATTCAACAATACCTAGATAAGAGTGATCATGAGATTCGTGAACGCTTGCCGCAATTTTATACAGATCTAAATGGCGATGGTGGTTTTATTTCCTTAGGTGAGAATGTTTGGGGACTACGGACTTGGTATCCTTATGATTCTGTGGATGAAGAGGTTAATCATCCAGAAGATGCAGAAGATGTTAAAACCCCACAAATTAAACGTGTCAATGCCTTTTTAGATGACGATGATGATGACGATGATGTCATCGACTATGATGATGATAGTACAGATGTTTTAGATGATGACAGTGATGACGATGATCAAATACCTGATTTATCCAAGTTTTCTAATGCAGAATTAGATTTTGACGATGAAGAAAATACTTTACCCGATGATGATGATTTAGATGACGGCATTGAAGGAGATTTGAGTGAATTTTCTGATGATGACGACGATGATGATGAAGATATTGATGATAAATAA